In Syntrophales bacterium, a single window of DNA contains:
- a CDS encoding methyl-accepting chemotaxis protein, with product MNLRQSMLLNNLFSSALILGGGTIGYAGSANLLKNYLSPGAQAALLIGGTLAGVMLCLLGGWFTIRSVSNRFSGILAGLYESTHQISSASVQVAASSQALAEGTSTAASAIEETSASLEELSSMTHKTSDHSTSMTRSGDVTFGLMKSCHKSLRETDSCMKRIGDAGDQAAKVIKTSDEIAFQINLLALNAAVEAARAGEAGAGFAVVAEEVRNLATRSAEAARDTERIIGAMSGHIQEGASLVSKTLEQFYSMGDEGKKTNALIKEINAASGEQAQGIVQINQAIAELDKVTQQAASGAEESASAAEELAAQAQQMSMHLGEVTSLFGTSLDTIDNRAGRPADQGERFPANAPEQLEHIQTANTLRR from the coding sequence ATGAATCTGCGGCAGAGCATGTTGCTGAACAATCTCTTTTCATCCGCACTGATTCTCGGCGGGGGGACAATCGGATATGCCGGATCTGCGAATCTTCTGAAAAACTACCTCAGTCCGGGAGCTCAGGCCGCCCTTCTGATCGGGGGAACCCTCGCCGGCGTCATGCTCTGCCTGCTGGGCGGCTGGTTCACGATCCGATCCGTCAGCAACCGGTTCTCAGGCATCCTGGCGGGCCTTTACGAAAGCACACACCAGATCTCCAGCGCTTCCGTACAGGTGGCCGCCAGCAGTCAGGCCCTGGCGGAGGGGACCTCCACGGCGGCATCGGCCATCGAGGAGACGTCCGCATCCCTGGAGGAGTTGTCGTCCATGACCCATAAAACGTCGGACCACTCTACCAGCATGACCAGATCGGGGGATGTGACCTTCGGGCTCATGAAAAGCTGCCACAAGTCCCTCCGCGAAACCGACTCCTGCATGAAGCGGATCGGCGATGCGGGGGATCAGGCCGCCAAGGTGATCAAGACAAGCGACGAGATCGCCTTTCAGATCAACCTGCTGGCCCTGAATGCGGCCGTCGAGGCGGCCCGGGCCGGGGAGGCCGGCGCCGGTTTCGCCGTCGTCGCCGAAGAGGTCCGGAATCTGGCGACCCGTTCGGCGGAAGCGGCCAGGGACACGGAACGGATCATCGGCGCCATGTCCGGCCATATCCAGGAGGGGGCCTCTCTCGTGAGCAAGACCCTGGAGCAGTTCTATTCCATGGGAGACGAGGGCAAGAAGACCAACGCCCTCATCAAGGAAATCAATGCTGCCTCGGGGGAGCAGGCCCAGGGAATCGTGCAGATCAACCAGGCCATCGCGGAACTCGACAAGGTGACCCAGCAGGCCGCTTCCGGCGCGGAGGAATCGGCAAGCGCGGCGGAGGAGCTGGCCGCCCAGGCCCAGCAGATGAGCATGCACCTCGGAGAGGTTACGTCACTCTTCGGCACCAGCCTGGACACCATTGACAACCGGGCCGGGAGGCCGGCGGATCAAGGCGAGCGTTTTCCTGCAAACGCTCCGGAGCAGCTTGAGCACATTCAGACAGCAAACACACTCAGGAGGTAA